Within the Bacteroidota bacterium genome, the region CCTCGCGCTCCAACTGCGGCAGGCCGTGCATGGCGGGGCGGTGGCCGGGACGACCGAGGTGCCAGAACGTGCCGCGCCAGAGCGCTGAGAGGAGGTCGAAGCGGCGCCGGAGCAGGTAGACCAGGGTATGCTTCGGCAGCGCCACGCCGAGCACGAAGGCCAGCGCCCCACAGAACGTCGCGCCGTGGACGTTGCGGCGGAGGTAGAGCAGCCGGTTGCGCGTCATGTAGTACGTCTTGAGCGCGTTCTCCTTGCCGACCGTCATTGACTCCTTGTGGTAGACGACTGACTCGGCGACGTAGGCCACGCGCCAGCCCGCGCGGGCGACGTGCGCAGCGAAGTCGTGCTCCTCGTAGTAGAGGAAGTAGAGCGCCGGGAGCAGGCCGACTTCCTCCAGCACCGTGCGACGGATCAGCAGCGCCGCGCCGTGGCCCAGGTTCGTGATACCCGACGCGTCGTGCTGGCCGCGGTCGACCTCGTTGTGGCCGGTGACGTGCCCGCGCATTGTGAGCGGGTCGATGGGGCCGCAGCCAGCGTACTGGATGGTGTCTGGCGTGTGGTGGTAGCGGATCTTCGGGCTCGCCAGGCCGAGGCTCGGGTCGGCCTCCATCGCCGCGACGAGCGGCTCCAGGAAGCCCGGCTCCACCTCCGTGTCGTTGTTCAGGAGGAGGACGTAGTCGCCCTCGGCCTCGCGGATGCCGACGTTGTTGCCACCTGCGAAGCCGTCGTTGGTGGGGTGGGCGATGACGTGGACCTCGGGAAATCCTGCTGCAATCGCCGCTGCCTGGCCCGGTTTCGGCGAGCCGTTGTCAACGACGACAACCTCCGTGCGCGGGTACGTAATCGCGCGAAGCGACGAGAGTAGGGCACGGGTGACCTCGGCCTGGTTGTAGTTGACGGAGAGGACGGTGACGAGCGGTGCTCGCGAAGAAGCCGTCGGCGAAAATGGTGCTGGAGAGGAGGGCATGGTGGGCACAGCCAGGAAAGGGCCGGAGACTAAGGCGAGGGCATTCAGGGCAGAGTACAGGAAGATTTTCATTCCCAGCGCGCCCGGTGGTTGAGGCACACAGTCGTGGTATCGGCGCGACTGGCTCCGTGCTTTAGGTGCCAGCGTGAGCTGCGCACGCGTATGATCCGGCGTGTTTGCCGCATCTTGCCTTCTCCGTCTGCCCCGTCTGTCCGCCTCGTCCCATGCCCGACACGCTCACCGTCGCCCTCGCCCAACTCGCGCCCGTGTGGCTCGACCGCGACGCCACGCTCGCGAAGGTGCTGGACGCCACCGCCGAGGCCGCCGACCGGGGCGCGGCGCTCGTGGCGTTCGGCGAGGCGCTGGTGCCGGGCTACCCGGCGTGGGTCGATTTCACCGGCGGCGCAGCGTTCAACGATCCGCTCCAGAAGGCGCTCTACGCGCACTACGTCGACCAGGCCGTTGACCTCACCGCTGACGGGAAGACAGCGGGCCACCTCAACGCACTGGGCGCGCTGTGCCGGGAGCGTGGCATCGCCGCCTACCTCGGCTGCATCGAGCGGGAGCGGCGCGGGCACAGCCTGTTCTGCTCGCTCGTCTACCTCGACCAAACAGGCACGGTGCAGTCGCTCCACCGCAAGCTGCGGCCCACGCACGAGGAGCGCCTCGTCTGGGCGCAGGGCGACGGGCATGGGCTGCGAACGCACCGCCTCGGGGCCTTCACGGTCGGCGGGCTCAACTGCTGGGAGAACTGGATGCCCCTGCCGCGCGCCGCGCTCTACGCGCAGGGCGAGACGCTGCACGTGGCGGTGTGGCCGGGCAGCACCCGCAATACGCACGACATCACGCCCTTCCTCGCGAAGGAAGGCCGGTCGTATGTCCTCTCCGTCTCCGGGCTTTATCGGCGGGATGACCTCGCGCCGAGCACGCCGCACTACGACGAGGTCGCAGCCGCGCTGCCTGAGACGATGACCGACGGCGGCTCCTGCCTGGCCGCGCCGGACGGCTCGTGGGTGATCGCGCCGTTGCCTGCCGAGGAGGGCGTCTGGACCGCCGAGATCGACGCGGCCGTGGTGCGCGCCGAGCGGCAAAACTTCGATCCGGCGGGGCACTATAGCCGCCCCGACGTGACGCGGCTCACGCTCGACCGCACCCGGCTCTCGACGCTCTCGATCGAGGACCCAGAGGCCTAGCAATCACTGTGACCTGTGGCTGCCAGCGCCTTCCGAGACGAGGGGCTCCCCGCACACAATCGCCACAATCGACGCGGATGGGCAGATTATGGGAGCATTACGCGGGCCCTGCGATCCGTAACAGAAGGATCGCACTCTGGTAATCATCCCCTCACGCGCGCATGCAAGATTTGGAGGCGACCGTCTGTCTCTCCCACCACCCGCTGGATGCGCTACCGCACCCTCTGGATCTCGGACCTGCACCTCGGCACCCGCGGCAGCCAGGCCGGACTCGTTCTCGACTTCCTCCGCCACAACGAGTCCGACACGCTCTACCTCGTCGGGGACATCGCCGACGGCTGGGCGCTCAAGCGCTCGTTCACCTGGACGCAGCTCCACAACGACGTCGTGCAGAAGGTCCTGCGGCGCGTCCGGAAGGGCACCCGCGCGATCTACATCCCCGGCAACCACGACGCCTTCGCCCGCGCCTACGTCGGCCTCCAGTTCGGCGGCATCGACGTGATGCGCGAGGCCGTCCACACCACCGCCGACGGGCGCCGCCTACTCGTCCTCCACGGCGACGAGTTCGATGGAGCCGTCCGCTACGCGCCGTGGCTCTCGAAGCTCGGCGCGCGGGCCTACGAGCTCGCGCTGCTGCTCAACACCATCGTCCACCGCGCCCGCAAGGCGTTCGGGATGCCTTACTGGTCGCTCGCGGCCTACCTGAAGGGCAAGACCAAGAAGGCCGTGCAGTACATGGGCGACTTCGAGAACGCCGTGGCGGCGCTCGCCCGAGAGCGGGGCGTAGACGGGGTCGTGTGTGGACATATCCACAAGGCCGAACTCCGCCCGATTAACGGCGTTCTGTACGCGAATTGCGGAGACTGGGTCGAGTCCTGCACCGCGCTCGCCGAGCACGACAACGGACGGCTCGAACTCCTGACCTGGCGCACGCCCAAGATGCCTGACGAGGTGCGCGCGCTCCGCAACCGCGTACAGACACCCGCTCATGCTTTCGGCGACGGCCTCGATACCGACGTGCCCGTCCTTGCGGCTCCTGAGACGACTTCCGCTGAGACGGCGGCATGAGCCCTACCGCTCGCCCTCAACCTCCCACTCTGCGCTCACGGGTCCGGCTGCTCCCACCTTCGGGTTTCCATAGCCTCCCGCTTCGCGAGCGCGTTCAAGCTTTTTGAGGTCCTGTTTTGACGCATCGTACCTCCTACGACCGCTCCCTCCGCGTGCTGTTCATCGTCCAGGGTGAAGGCCGCGGCCACATGACGCAGGCGCTGGCCGTCCGCCAGATGCTCGCCGCGCACGGCCACGAGGTCATCCACACGCTCGTGGGGCGCAGCGCCCGTCGCCTCGTGCCCACGTTCTTCGCCGAGGGCATGGCTACGCCCATCACCTGCTTCGATAGCCCCAACTTCGTCACCGGCAATGGTGACGCAACCGTGCGGATGCTTCCAACGGTGTGGTACAACGCCAAGCGTCTCGTGCCCTACGCGCGGTCTCTCCGAGCAATTGACGCGGTCGTCAAAGCCGAGCAGCCGGACGTGATCGTGAGCTTCTACGAGGGCCTCACCGGGCTCTACACGAAGCTCTACCGCCCTGAAGCGCCCGTCGTGACGGTCGGGCACCAGTTCCTCTTCCTGCACCCGAGCTATCCGTTCGGCCGCGGCAACGCGGCGCAGCGGCGCGGCGCGCAGCTCTACACGCGGTTCACGTCGATGGGCGCGACCGCCCGCATCGGCCTCTCGCTCTACCAGGCCAACGATCTCCCCACCGAAGGCATCGCCGTCGTCCCGCCGATTCTGCGCGACGAGGTGTTCGACCTCGTCCCCGTCAGCGATGGCGCTGCCCGCGACACCGAGGACTTCCTGCTCGTCTACCTGCTCGAAGCGGCCATGGGCGACGAGCTCATGGCGTGGAGCGACCGCAACCCCGGCGTGAAGATGCACTGCTTCTGGGACCGCACCGATAAGCCCGACGAATGGGCCTACAACGACGCGCTGACGTTCCATCACCTCTCCGGCGTCAAGTTCCTGGAGAAGATGGCGCGCTGCCGCGGCGTCGTCTGCACGGCGGGCTTCGAGTCCGTGAGCGAGGCGATGCTGCTCGGCAAGCCCCTCTTCATGGTGCCCGTGCGCGGCCACATCGAGCAGCAGTGGAACGCCCTCGACGCCGTGAAGCGCGGCGCAGGTATCACCGCCGAGACGCTCGACCTCGACCAGTTCATGGCCTACCTCCCTACGCACACGACCGACCCGCAGCCGTTTCGCGACTGGGTGGCCCAGGCCGAAGCACGCGTCATTAGCGTGATCGAGGGCGTGGCCGGGCTCGACCCGCTCGTGCCCGCAGGCGAAGGCGCCGCCGATTGGTCGCAGCGCGCCAATCAGGGCCGCGTAGCCACAGCCTAGCGCCGCTCGTTCTTCAGACACCACCGTGAGGCGGGGGCGTAGTTTTCGCGCTCCCGCCTCGCTCCGTTTTAGACGCTATCGCTATGTCTGCGCCTGCCCCCTTCACACCGCCGCCTGTCACCATCGAGATCGCGCGCGAGCACGGGCTCACCGACGAGGAATACGGCTGGATCCTGGACGAACTCGGCCGCACCCCGACCCTCGTGGAGCTAGGCATCTACTCGGTGATGTGGAGCGAGCACTGCTCGTACAAGAACTCCATCGCTGTCCTGAAGACGCTCCCACGTGATGGAGAGGCGCTGCTCGTGAGCGCGGGCGAGGAGAACGCCGGGCTGGTCGACATCGGCGGCGGGCTCGCATGCGCCTTCAAGATCGAGAGCCACAACCACCCGAGCGCGGTCGAGCCCTACCAGGGCGCGGCGACGGGCGTCGGCGGCATCCAGCGCGACATCTTCACCATGGGCGCGCGGCCCATCGCGAGCCTCAACTCGCTCCGCTTTGGCAGCCTCGACAACCCGCGCGTGCGCTACCTCTTCGACGGCGTCGTGCGCGGCATCGGCGACTACGGCAACTCGTTCGGCGTGCCGACCGTCGCGGGCGAGGTCTACTTCGACGACGCCTACGAGGGCAACCCGCTCGTCAACGCGATGTCGGTCGGCATCGTGAAGGTCGGTGAGACGGTCAGCGCCATCGCCGAGGGCGCGGGCAACCCCGTGTTCATCGTCGGCAGCGCGACAGGCCGCGACGGTATCCACGGCGCGACGTTCGCCTCGGAGGAGATCAGCGAGGAGAGCGAGGCCAAGCGCCCCAGCGTGCAGGTCGGCGACCCGTTCACGGAGAAGCTGCTCCTCGAAGCCAGCCTCGAAGCGATCCGCACGGGCGCGCTCGTCGGGATGCAGGACATGGGCGCCGCGGGCATCACGTGTTCGTCGTGCGAGATGAGCGCGAAGGGCAACGCCGGCATGGTGCTCGACATCGAGCGGGTGCCGCAGCGCGAGACGGGCATGACGCCCTACGAGATCATGCTCTCGGAGAGCCAGGAGCGGATGCTGCTGGTCGTGCACAAGGGCCGCGAGGCCGAGATCGAAGCGGTCTTCGAGAAGTGGGACCTCCACGTCGTCCAGATCGGGACCGTGACGGACGACGGCCGCGTGGTCGTGCGCTGGCACGGCCAGGTCGTCGCCGACGTGCCCGCCGAGCACCTCGTCCTCGGCGGCGGCGCGCCCGTCTACCACCGCGAGACCGAGCGCCCCGCCTACCTCGACGACGCCCACGCTTTCGACGTGAGCACCATCGGAGACGTGGACGGCGATGCCACTGAAACGCTTCTGAGCTTACTCGGCAGCCCGAACATCGCCTCGAAGCGGTGGGTGTTCGAGCAGTACGACACGATGGTGCGCACCAACACGGTCGTCGGGCCGGGTGCGAGCGACGCGGCCGTCGTGCGCATCAAGGGCAGCGGTGCCGACGGAGAGCCAGAGCGCGGGCTCGCGGTCAAGACCGACTGCAACGGGCGCTACGTCCACCTCAACCCGCGCCGGGGCGGGCGTATCGCCGTGGCCGAAGCCGCGCGCAACGTGGTCTGCGCAGGCGGCGACCCGGTCGCGATCACGAACTGCCTCAACTACGGCAACCCGTACAAGCCGGAGGTCTACTGGGTATTCAAGGAGTCCGTCGGTGGCATGGGCGACGCCTGCCGCGCGCTCGGCACGCCGGTCACGGGCGGCAACGTGAGCTTCTACAACGAGAACCCCGGCGGCGCGGTCTTCCCGACGCCCACTATCGGCATGCTCGGGCTCGTGGAGAACGTCGAGCGCGACGCCACGCAGGCCGACTTCCAGGCTGAGGGCGACGCGATTCTGCTGCTCCGCCCCGCTGGCTGGGCGTACGATCATGCACCTACGGACGACGCGCACGGGCTGGGCGGCTCCGAATACCTCGGGCACGTTCAAAGCCAGACAACGGGCAATGCTCCGCACCTCGACCTTGACGAGGAGATCGCCGTCCAGCAAGCGATGCTCGGGCTGATCCGCGACGGCCTCGTCCAGAGCGCGCACGACGTGTCCGACGGCGGTATCGCCGTCAACCTCGCCGAGAGCGTACTCAACAGCGGCATCGGTGCCGACGTGCGCCTCGCACCAGGCGCGCGCCTCGACGCGGTGCTCTTCGGCGAGAACCAGTCGCGCATCGTCTTCACGGCGAAGGTGGCCGACCTCGACACAATCTGCAAACGCCTCGACGACGCGACCGTCCGCGTCCTCCAACTCGGGATTGTGACGGGCTCTTCGCTGCGCGTGACCGTAGACAACGAGGTCGTGATCGATGCCGACGTTGTCGCGCTGCGCCAGCCCTACGACTCGGCCATCCCGACGGCGATGGGCGAGGCAGTCGCGGCGTAGTGGGTAGCGTGACGGCTCCCCCCGCTCGTACGCCGCCCTCATGATCTTTAGGGCAGCGCCCAAGCTGTCCCCCTCATGCATGAGGGGGACAGTTTCGGTTGACATGGGAGCATGGCGACTGTCGACCGGAACGGGGGGAGCCGCACGTAAGACCCGCGTCCCTCGCACCCTCTACCTCTCGAATTTGGAACGCTCGGTCTAATATCCGATCAAGGATCGGCCGGACCGCGCTTTCAGAGAAACCCCGATTCCGTCGGGCCGTTGCAGCCCTGCATTCATCTTAGCATCGTTCTTCGATTTCAACCTCCCCGAACCACCATGGCCGACACCGCGAAATACGTCACCCTGACCGACGCCAACTTCGAGCAGGAAGTCATCAACTCCGACCAGCCTGTGCTCGTCGACTTCTGGGCGACCTGGTGCGGACCCTGCCGCGTCATCGCCCCGACCATCGAGAAGCTCGCCGCCGACTTCGACGGCAAGGCGAAGGTGGCCAAGCTCGACGTCGACAACAACCCGCAGACGGCGCAGGCCTTCGGCATCCGCTCGATCCCGACGCTGCTCTTCTTCAAGGGCGGCCAGGTCGTCGACCAGAAGGTCGGCGTGGTGCCCGAGAAGATCCTCGCGCAGACGCTGGAGAGCCTCGCCGCGCAGCCCGCGTAAGGCGTCCCCACTTCCCCGAGGCGCAGGCGTGGCACCAAGCCGCCGCCTGCGCCTCGCTTATTCCGGCTCCTCGCCGCTCCGTTTCCCCGACTCTCCGTTTCACACGCCATGGCTACGAACAACGGCACCCCAACCCCTGACCTCAGCGCGTTCGACGGCATCGACTTCACCGACGCCGAGCACCGCACCGTCGTGATCGTCGGGACCGGACCGGCGGGCCTGACGGCGGCCGTCTACGCGGCGCGCGCCAACCTCAGCCCGCTCGTGATCCAGGGCCTCCAGCCCGGCGGTCAGCTCATGACGACGACCGACGTCGAGAACTACCCCGGCTTTCCGGACGGCATCATGGGGCCGGAGATGATGCAGAAG harbors:
- a CDS encoding glycosyltransferase family 2 protein; its protein translation is MPSSPAPFSPTASSRAPLVTVLSVNYNQAEVTRALLSSLRAITYPRTEVVVVDNGSPKPGQAAAIAAGFPEVHVIAHPTNDGFAGGNNVGIREAEGDYVLLLNNDTEVEPGFLEPLVAAMEADPSLGLASPKIRYHHTPDTIQYAGCGPIDPLTMRGHVTGHNEVDRGQHDASGITNLGHGAALLIRRTVLEEVGLLPALYFLYYEEHDFAAHVARAGWRVAYVAESVVYHKESMTVGKENALKTYYMTRNRLLYLRRNVHGATFCGALAFVLGVALPKHTLVYLLRRRFDLLSALWRGTFWHLGRPGHRPAMHGLPQLEREGTEQHGREKAAVSAAMSTVTA
- a CDS encoding carbon-nitrogen hydrolase family protein produces the protein MPDTLTVALAQLAPVWLDRDATLAKVLDATAEAADRGAALVAFGEALVPGYPAWVDFTGGAAFNDPLQKALYAHYVDQAVDLTADGKTAGHLNALGALCRERGIAAYLGCIERERRGHSLFCSLVYLDQTGTVQSLHRKLRPTHEERLVWAQGDGHGLRTHRLGAFTVGGLNCWENWMPLPRAALYAQGETLHVAVWPGSTRNTHDITPFLAKEGRSYVLSVSGLYRRDDLAPSTPHYDEVAAALPETMTDGGSCLAAPDGSWVIAPLPAEEGVWTAEIDAAVVRAERQNFDPAGHYSRPDVTRLTLDRTRLSTLSIEDPEA
- a CDS encoding UDP-2,3-diacylglucosamine diphosphatase, which gives rise to MRYRTLWISDLHLGTRGSQAGLVLDFLRHNESDTLYLVGDIADGWALKRSFTWTQLHNDVVQKVLRRVRKGTRAIYIPGNHDAFARAYVGLQFGGIDVMREAVHTTADGRRLLVLHGDEFDGAVRYAPWLSKLGARAYELALLLNTIVHRARKAFGMPYWSLAAYLKGKTKKAVQYMGDFENAVAALARERGVDGVVCGHIHKAELRPINGVLYANCGDWVESCTALAEHDNGRLELLTWRTPKMPDEVRALRNRVQTPAHAFGDGLDTDVPVLAAPETTSAETAA
- a CDS encoding glycosyltransferase family protein, with product MTHRTSYDRSLRVLFIVQGEGRGHMTQALAVRQMLAAHGHEVIHTLVGRSARRLVPTFFAEGMATPITCFDSPNFVTGNGDATVRMLPTVWYNAKRLVPYARSLRAIDAVVKAEQPDVIVSFYEGLTGLYTKLYRPEAPVVTVGHQFLFLHPSYPFGRGNAAQRRGAQLYTRFTSMGATARIGLSLYQANDLPTEGIAVVPPILRDEVFDLVPVSDGAARDTEDFLLVYLLEAAMGDELMAWSDRNPGVKMHCFWDRTDKPDEWAYNDALTFHHLSGVKFLEKMARCRGVVCTAGFESVSEAMLLGKPLFMVPVRGHIEQQWNALDAVKRGAGITAETLDLDQFMAYLPTHTTDPQPFRDWVAQAEARVISVIEGVAGLDPLVPAGEGAADWSQRANQGRVATA
- the purL gene encoding phosphoribosylformylglycinamidine synthase subunit PurL; its protein translation is MSAPAPFTPPPVTIEIAREHGLTDEEYGWILDELGRTPTLVELGIYSVMWSEHCSYKNSIAVLKTLPRDGEALLVSAGEENAGLVDIGGGLACAFKIESHNHPSAVEPYQGAATGVGGIQRDIFTMGARPIASLNSLRFGSLDNPRVRYLFDGVVRGIGDYGNSFGVPTVAGEVYFDDAYEGNPLVNAMSVGIVKVGETVSAIAEGAGNPVFIVGSATGRDGIHGATFASEEISEESEAKRPSVQVGDPFTEKLLLEASLEAIRTGALVGMQDMGAAGITCSSCEMSAKGNAGMVLDIERVPQRETGMTPYEIMLSESQERMLLVVHKGREAEIEAVFEKWDLHVVQIGTVTDDGRVVVRWHGQVVADVPAEHLVLGGGAPVYHRETERPAYLDDAHAFDVSTIGDVDGDATETLLSLLGSPNIASKRWVFEQYDTMVRTNTVVGPGASDAAVVRIKGSGADGEPERGLAVKTDCNGRYVHLNPRRGGRIAVAEAARNVVCAGGDPVAITNCLNYGNPYKPEVYWVFKESVGGMGDACRALGTPVTGGNVSFYNENPGGAVFPTPTIGMLGLVENVERDATQADFQAEGDAILLLRPAGWAYDHAPTDDAHGLGGSEYLGHVQSQTTGNAPHLDLDEEIAVQQAMLGLIRDGLVQSAHDVSDGGIAVNLAESVLNSGIGADVRLAPGARLDAVLFGENQSRIVFTAKVADLDTICKRLDDATVRVLQLGIVTGSSLRVTVDNEVVIDADVVALRQPYDSAIPTAMGEAVAA
- the trxA gene encoding thioredoxin is translated as MADTAKYVTLTDANFEQEVINSDQPVLVDFWATWCGPCRVIAPTIEKLAADFDGKAKVAKLDVDNNPQTAQAFGIRSIPTLLFFKGGQVVDQKVGVVPEKILAQTLESLAAQPA